Proteins encoded by one window of Fusarium graminearum PH-1 chromosome 1, whole genome shotgun sequence:
- a CDS encoding diacylglycerol O-acyltransferase 2A → MSNPLADGGIPTLNGVYPSESNEKVTTIPNPENDQPAASDQPQLQDMINGNNGQERPQMPDRDFDSSISTSNADFDDLMLSTNGMSNDKPNGVHNGHANNSAKSYAEVAAEGEENDGKSQDTDDLDKSYADVVANRDAKDSRGDDGWTYPKLPITAQPKDLKSASWRAGGIRFAPLRVPMRRRSQTAAVLFHCMSIATLVSAFWLICANPLAWPIIIPYLIHLALSTAGTNGNLTYRSEWVRSLKLWKLFAGYFPMKLHKTHDLPTDRKYIFGYHPHGIISHGAFAAFGTNALGFRELFPGITNTLLTLDSNFRLPFYRDYIMLLGLQSVSKESIWNLLSKGGPNNDGQGRAVTIVVGGARESLEAQPGSLRLILKSRKGFVKMALRTGADLVPVIGFGENDLYDQLSPKTHPIVHRIQMILLKVFKFTVPALHGRGVLNYDVGLMPYRRPVNIVMGRPIRVDKAHGPQPAQKDIDELHERYVQEVEKLWETYKDQFSVERKTEMEIIA, encoded by the exons ATGTCGAACCCCCTTGCCGATGGTGGTATTCCCACCCTGAATG GCGTGTACCCGTCTGAGTCAAATGAAAAGGTGACGACGATTCCCAACCCGGAAAACGACCAGCCGGCTGCGTCGGATCAACCGCAATTGCAGGATATGATTAACGGGAAC AATGGCCAGGAGCGACCTCAGATGCCAGACCGTGATTTTGATTCCAGCATCTCTACCAGCAATGCCGACTTTGATGATCTGATGCTCTCAACTAATGGGATGTCTAATGACAAGCCCAATGGAGTGCACAACGGACATGCCAATAATTCAGCAAAAAGCTATGCCGAAGTTGCTGCCGAAGGGGAAGAAAATGACGGCAAAAGCCAAGATACAGATGATCTCGATAAAAGTTACGCCGATGTCGTAGCAAACCGAGACGCGAAAGATAGTagaggtgatgatggttggaCTTACCCCAAGCTGCCCATCACCGCCCAGCCCAAGGACCTCAAAAGTGCGAGCTGGCGCGCTGGAGGAATCCGCTTTGCGCCTCTACGAGTACCCATGAGGCGACGGTCTCAGACAGCAGCAGTTTTGTTTCATTGCATGTCTATTGCCACATTGGTTTCGGCCTTTTGGTTGATTTGCGCCAACCCACTTGCCTGGCCTATTATTATCCCTTATTTAATTCATCTTGCTCTATCAACTGCCGGTACTAATGGCAACTTGACATACCGCTCAGAATGGGTTCGAAGCCTGAAGTTGTGGAAACTTTTCGCTGGATATTTCCCCATGAAGTTGCACAAAACGCACGATCTGCCTACCGATAGGAAGTACATTTTTGGATACCATCCCCACGGTATCATTTCCCATGGTGCCTTTGCCGCTTTTGGTACCAATGCCCTTGGATTCCGTGAGCTCTTCCCTGGGATCACAAACACGTTACTTACTCTAGACTCCAACTTCCGCCTCCCCTTCTATCGCGACTACAtcatgcttcttggcctgcaGTCAGTGTCGAAGGAGTCGATCTGGAATCTGCTTTCCAAGGGTGGACCCAACAACGATGGCCAAGGCCGTGCTGTTACTATCGTTGTTGGGGGTGCACGCGAGTCGCTCGAGGCTCAGCCAGGCAGCCTTCGTTTAATCCTCAAAAGCCGTAAGGGCTTCGTCAAGATGGCCCTCCGAACTGGAGCCGACCTTGTTCCTGTTATTGGATTTGGCGAGAACGATCTTTACGACCAGTTAAGCCCAAAGACACACCCAATCGTTCACCGCATCCAGATGATCCTtctcaaggtcttcaagTTCACTGTTCCGGCTCTTCATGGTCGTGGTGTGCTGAATTATGATGTTGGTCTCATGCCATACCGCCGGCCAGTCAACATCGTGATGGGCCGGCCCATCCGAGTCGACAAGGCTCATGGACCTCAGCCAGCTCAGAAGGATATCGATGAGCTGCACGAGCGTTATGTCCAAGAGGTTGAGAAGTTGTGGGAAACATACAAGGACCAGTTTTCAGTTGAGCGCAAgactgagatggagattATTGCTTAA